A single Triticum dicoccoides isolate Atlit2015 ecotype Zavitan chromosome 2A, WEW_v2.0, whole genome shotgun sequence DNA region contains:
- the LOC119352297 gene encoding protein FLOWERING LOCUS T-like — translation MVDPDVPSPTNPSQREYLHWMVTDIPDGGDVSRGTEVVAYEKPQPTAGIHRVAFVVFRQAARQAIYAPGWRSNFITRDLAECYGLGAPVAAAYFNCQREGSCGGRRYR, via the exons ATGGTCGACCCTGATGTACCCAGCCCAACTAACCCTTCCCAACGGGAGTACCTCCATTG GATGGTGACAGACATACCAGATGGAGGTGACGTGAGCCGCG GAACCGAGGTGGTGGCGTACGAGAAGCCGCAGCCGACGGCGGGGATCCACCGTGTGGCATTCGTCGTGTTCCGGCAGGCAGCGCGGCAGGCCATCTACGCGCCAGGGTGGCGCTCCAACTTCATCACCAGGGACCTGGCCGAGTGCTACGGCCTCGGTGCTCCGGTGGCCGCCGCCTACTTCAACTGCCAGAGGGAGGGCAGCTGCGGTGGCCGGAGGTACAGGTGA